Proteins encoded in a region of the Brevefilum fermentans genome:
- a CDS encoding YitT family protein, giving the protein MKSNSSNQIKKFFSEIHFSRNDVWDFALILVGALIQAAAMSLFLVPADLVSGGISGLAQLIHHYTEFPIGLMVFLGNIPLFILGWKHLGGPRFAIRTVVSIIAFSAFTDLLMLFLPRGGVTDDPVLNTIYGGLLLGVGLGIVYRGRGTSGGSDILGRILNFRFHLTISHAYLITDSLVVLAAGFVFGWTKALYGLVLIYVSGLAAELALEGTNVVRSAMIVTTQTDAITQAIMKDLERGVTILEGTGGYTGEPRDVVYCVVSRMDVPRLKTLVHENDPHAFMVIGQAQEALGEGFTPLKVDHH; this is encoded by the coding sequence ATGAAGTCAAACTCTTCCAATCAGATTAAAAAATTCTTTTCAGAAATTCATTTTTCACGAAACGATGTGTGGGATTTCGCATTGATCCTGGTTGGCGCCCTGATCCAGGCGGCAGCGATGAGCTTATTTCTGGTACCGGCGGACCTGGTCAGCGGTGGAATCAGCGGCCTGGCGCAATTAATCCATCATTACACAGAATTTCCAATTGGCTTGATGGTCTTTTTAGGTAATATTCCCTTATTTATCCTGGGATGGAAACATCTGGGCGGTCCGCGGTTTGCCATCCGCACTGTGGTGTCGATCATCGCATTTTCAGCCTTTACTGACCTGCTGATGCTGTTTTTGCCGCGCGGCGGCGTAACGGATGACCCCGTGCTCAACACCATCTACGGGGGGTTGTTGTTGGGCGTCGGGTTGGGAATCGTCTACCGTGGACGCGGCACCAGCGGAGGCTCAGATATTCTCGGACGCATCCTCAACTTCCGCTTTCATCTCACCATCTCGCATGCGTATTTAATCACCGATTCGCTGGTGGTGCTGGCAGCAGGCTTTGTCTTTGGCTGGACCAAAGCGCTTTATGGCTTAGTTTTGATCTATGTCAGCGGGTTGGCGGCAGAACTCGCACTGGAGGGAACCAATGTCGTTCGCTCAGCCATGATCGTCACCACGCAAACCGATGCGATTACACAGGCAATCATGAAAGATCTTGAACGCGGCGTCACCATCCTTGAAGGCACAGGCGGTTACACGGGTGAGCCGCGCGATGTGGTTTATTGTGTGGTCTCCCGCATGGATGTTCCCCGCTTAAAAACCCTGGTTCACGAAAATGATCCCCATGCCTTTATGGTGATTGGTCAGGCACAGGAAGCCCTGGGAGAAGGTTTTACCCCGTTGAAGGTTGACCATCACTGA
- a CDS encoding OsmC family protein translates to MAANTVLRWIPDGRRFVSTDSTGHSVTLSAPGENFGMKPSELILSALAGCAAFDVVGILEKKKTPLSFLEAKVTAEQDESAPWAFRKIHLHFLLKGEGLSAKSVQQAIDLSEEKYCSVAATLRGVAEISTSFEILEG, encoded by the coding sequence ATGGCAGCTAACACCGTATTACGCTGGATTCCGGATGGAAGACGATTCGTCTCCACCGATTCGACGGGTCACTCGGTGACTCTATCCGCACCGGGTGAGAATTTTGGCATGAAACCCTCTGAGCTGATCCTTTCGGCGCTGGCAGGTTGCGCTGCTTTCGACGTGGTGGGCATTTTGGAGAAGAAAAAAACGCCGCTTTCGTTCCTTGAAGCCAAGGTGACTGCGGAACAGGATGAAAGCGCACCCTGGGCTTTTCGAAAAATTCACCTGCATTTCCTCCTCAAAGGTGAGGGGCTGAGTGCGAAAAGCGTTCAGCAAGCGATCGATCTGTCGGAAGAAAAATATTGCTCGGTGGCAGCAACCCTGCGCGGCGTTGCAGAAATCAGCACCAGTTTCGAGATATTAGAAGGCTGA
- a CDS encoding metal-sensitive transcriptional regulator, producing the protein MLQTKNIREKEPVIHRLARVEGQLRGVQKMIADDRDCREVFQQLIAIRAAVQSASLSYLQGVVSECLLNMDDSDDLDVQKATMTDLIKMLGKLSE; encoded by the coding sequence ATGTTGCAGACAAAAAACATCCGAGAAAAAGAACCGGTGATTCATCGCCTGGCGAGGGTGGAAGGTCAGTTGCGGGGTGTGCAGAAGATGATTGCCGACGACCGAGATTGCAGAGAGGTCTTTCAGCAGTTGATTGCCATCCGTGCTGCGGTGCAATCCGCCAGCCTGAGCTATTTACAGGGTGTGGTCAGCGAATGCCTGTTGAACATGGACGACTCGGACGACCTGGATGTTCAAAAAGCCACGATGACGGATTTAATTAAAATGTTGGGAAAACTCTCTGAGTGA
- a CDS encoding FmdB family zinc ribbon protein, whose amino-acid sequence MPLYAYHCDNCDQDFEKLVRFSDPNSNTPECPGCQSRKTRKRLSTIAAISSGQSQSAGGCVSSGPFR is encoded by the coding sequence ATGCCGCTTTATGCTTATCACTGTGATAATTGCGACCAGGACTTTGAGAAACTGGTGCGCTTTTCTGACCCAAACAGCAACACCCCGGAGTGCCCGGGATGCCAATCGAGGAAGACGCGCAAACGCCTTTCAACAATTGCAGCGATCAGTTCCGGGCAATCCCAAAGCGCTGGGGGTTGCGTCAGTTCTGGGCCCTTCCGTTGA